In one window of Brassica rapa cultivar Chiifu-401-42 chromosome A07, CAAS_Brap_v3.01, whole genome shotgun sequence DNA:
- the LOC103830119 gene encoding non-functional pseudokinase ZED1, translating to MGKNTKKKTKKIRSDLKNGGLLLAELIASFNGKTNPIRCFSSDQILKATNNFSESLIISSWGYFTWYKGLIEDRPVSIKKWSNQNLSTFTEAYRDISVSSQMSNHKNSLKLLGCCLDFDLPSLVCEFTAHGPLNRDGGLLSSGGAPLPWRARVKIAKEIASSVAYLHTAFPETIIHRNINPTNIFVDEDWTAKLCDFWFCVAIPEGELYVEDDVKGVIGFVDPDYYWTMKVTEKVDVYSFGVVMLVLLSGRAAVFNGPGEAPMSLNDHVSEVMGRGGFEEVVDKEVWSVSGGDDELVVRRLQVEAFLRLALRCVRYKKEDPVSGMIEVAKELKLIEKLS from the coding sequence ATGGGCAAGAacacgaagaagaagacgaaaaaGATCAGATCCGATCTGAAGAACGGAGGGCTTCTACTAGCAGAGCTAATCGCTTCCTTCAACGGCAAAACCAACCCGATCCGGTGCTTCTCCTCCGATCAGATCCTCAAAGCGACCAACAACTTCTCCGAATCCCTAATAATCTCCAGCTGGGGATACTTCACCTGGTACAAAGGCCTAATCGAAGACAGACCAGTCTCCATCAAGAAATGGTCCAACCAAAACCTCTCGACCTTCACCGAAGCCTACCGCGACATCTCCGTATCCTCCCAGATGAGCAACCACAAGAACTCACTCAAGCTTCTCGGCTGCTGCTTGGACTTCGACCTCCCGTCCCTCGTCTGCGAGTTCACGGCACACGGTCCTCTCAACAGAGACGGAGGCCTCCTCTCGAGCGGCGGTGCGCCTTTGCCGTGGAGAGCGAGGGTGAAGATCGCGAAGGAGATCGCCAGCTCAGTGGCGTATCTCCACACGGCGTTTCCGGAGACTATAATCCACCGGAATATAAACCCGACGAACATCTTCGTGGACGAGGATTGGACGGCGAAGCTTTGTGATTTCTGGTTCTGTGTGGCGATACCTGAAGGGGAGCTTTATGTGGAGGACGATGTGAAGGGTGTGATTGGGTTTGTTGATCCGGACTATTACTGGACGATGAAAGTTACGGAGAAGGTTGATGTTTACAGCTTTGGAGTTGTGATGTTGGTGTTGTTGTCTGGGAGAGCTGCTGTGTTTAACGGGCCAGGGGAGGCGCCTATGTCGCTTAATGATCATGTGTCTGAGGTTATGGGGAGAGGTGGGTTTGAGGAGGTTGTTGATAAAGAGGTGTGGAGTGTTTCGGGTGGTGATGATGAGTTGGTTGTGAGGAGGTTGCAGGTTGAAGCGTTTCTTAGGTTGGCGTTGAGGTGTGTGAGGTATAAGAAAGAGGATCCGGTGAGTGGAATGATTGAAGTTGCTAAAGAGCTCAAGTTGATTGAGAAGCTCTCGTAA
- the LOC103830120 gene encoding non-functional pseudokinase ZED1, translating into MNWLRTNRTGGKARQRNVKENGEVILKELIECCDGKYNPIKNFSSDQIIKATDNFSQSNRASRIDIYYRCYKGILDDRPVLIKKGKYTLDTKEICRDIAISSMVSGHKNFLKLLGCCLEFTPPVLVFEYAEIITLGPLITSNPRNMRRIKIAREVANALTYLHTAFSRAFIHSNLDHFTIFLDGNGIAKLGNFCNCVSIPEGEVFVHDDALKKYHDFRTNTLKQTHGLGVCYLPVIDPEYKSTGKVTTKTDMHSFGAFMLALVQVKEVDDELSMSSDMLRALAELFIKPHDDALLPLHHHVSKILRKFGYAEVMDSDMGNVAASPVKEFFRLALRCIGCKLGDPLISMIQVAKELRAIEKSTYGITDEL; encoded by the coding sequence ATGAATTGGTTGAGAACAAACCGAACTGGAGGCAAGGCAAGGCAGAGAAACGTCAAAGAGAATGGGGAGGTGATTCTGAAGGAGCTCATTGAGTGCTGTGATGGAAAATATAATCCTATCAAGAACTTCTCTTCTGATCAAATCATCAAAGCAACAGATAACTTCTCCCAAAGTAACCGTGCTTCCCGGATTGACATCTATTACCGTTGCTATAAAGGTATCCTCGATGACCGTCCTGTTCTCATCAAGAAAGGGAAATACACACTTGATACGAAAGAGATTTGTCGAGACATAGCGATATCATCGATGGTGAGTGGTCATAAGAACTTCCTTAAGTTGTTGGGATGCTGTCTCGAGTTCACACCTCCTGTCTTAGTTTTTGAGTATGCGGAGATTATAACTCTCGGTCCACTAATTACATCTAACCCCAGAAACATGAGGAGGATAAAGATAGCAAGAGAGGTCGCAAACGCTTTGACTTACCTTCACACTGCTTTCTCAAGGGCTTTCATCCACTCAAATCTAGACCATTTCACCATCTTCTTAGATGGTAATGGAATCGCAAAGCTTGGGAATTTCTGTAACTGTGTCTCTATCCCCGAAGGAGAGGTCTTCGTTCATGATGATGCATTGAAGAAATACCATGACTTTAGGACCAATACCTTAAAGCAAACGCATGGACTTGGTGTGTGTTACTTACCGGTCATCGATCCTGAATACAAGTCAACCGGTAAGGTCACGACAAAGACGGATATGCATAGCTTTGGAGCGTTCATGCTAGCTCTTGTGCAGGTAAAGGAAGTTGATGATGAGCTATCTATGTCTTCGGATATGTTGAGAGCATTAGCTGAGTTATTCATCAAACCTCATGATGATGCTCTTTTACCGCTTCACCATCATGTTTCCAAGATACTGAGGAAGTTTGGGTATGCAGAGGTTATGGATTCAGATATGGGCAATGTGGCTGCTTCGCCGGTAAAGGAGTTTTTTAGATTAGCGTTGAGATGCATAGGATGCAAGTTAGGAGACCCGTTGATTAGCATGATTCAGGTGGCTAAAGAGCTCAGAGCGATTGAGAAATCTACATATGGAATCACAGATGAACTATAA
- the LOC103830121 gene encoding transcription factor bHLH60 → MDLTGEFGARSDRGERCREVTGLESLHLGDEFRQLALPPENTGGFTALLELPPTQAVNLLRFTDSPSSSSQAAAVTGIAPTPPLHSYGTLTFPSNSLLMERAARFSTEHQQNGNVSGTSSVPSNSSVKTEPAETDSSQAVNSRSGKRKDSDKKAKSSTKKKKNKSSEENEKLPYVHVRARRGQATDSHSLAERARREKINARMKLLQELVPGCDKIQGTALVLDEIINHVQSLQRQVEMLSMRLASVNPRVDFNLDTILASENGSLMDGSFNGTAMQVAWPHQVTETEQSYHHRQLQQPQQWPFDGLNQRAWGKEEDQDHGQ, encoded by the exons ATGGATCTGACCGGAGAATTTGGAGCTAGATCCGACAGAGGTGAACGGTGCCGGGAAGTTACAGGGCTTGAATCGCTTCATCTCGGAGATGAATTTCGACAATTAGCGCTACCTCCGGAGAACACCGGCGGGTTCACGGCGTTGCTTGAGCTTCCGCCTACACAAGCCGTAAACCTTCTCCGTTTCACTGATTcgccgtcttcttcttctcaagcGGCGGCCGTCACCGGAATCGCTCCAACACCGCCGCTTCACTCTTACGGGACATTGACTTTTCCTTCTAACTCACTCCTCATGGAGCGAGCAGCTCGTTTCTCCACTGAGCATCAGCAAAACGGTAACGTTTCCGGTACGAGCTCGGTACCTTCAAACTCCAGCGTCAAAACCGAGCCTGCTGAGACCGATTCATCTCAAGCCGTGAACAGTCGATCTGGCAAGAGGAAAGATTCCGACAAGAAG GCTAAAAGctcgacgaagaagaagaagaacaaaagcTCTGAAGAGAACGAGAAGCTGCCTTATGTTCATGTTAGAGCTCGCCGTGGTCAAGCAACCGATAGCCATAGCTTAGCAGAACGA GCAAGAAGAGAGAAGATTAATGCACGAATGAAGTTGTTACAAGAACTTGTCCCAGGCTGTGATAAG ATTCAAGGTACAGCTTTGGTGCTGGATGAAATCATTAACCATGTCCAGTCTTTACAACGTCAAGTAGAG ATGCTATCAATGAGACTTGCCTCAGTAAACCCCAGAGTCGACTTTAATCTAGACACTATATTGGCTTCAGAA AACGGTTCCTTAATGGATGGGAGCTTCAACGGTACAGCAATGCAGGTTGCTTGGCCGCATCAAGTGACTGAGACCGAACAGTCCTATCATCACCGGCAACTGCAACAACCGCAACAATGGCCTTTTGATGGCTTGAACCAGCGGGCTTGGGGAAAAGAAGAGGATCAAGATCATGGCCAATGA
- the LOC103830122 gene encoding SUMO-conjugating enzyme SCE1, which yields MASGIARGRLAEERKSWRKNHPHGFVAKPETGPDGSVNLMVWHCTIPGKAGTDWEGGFFPLTMHFSEDYPSKPPKCKFPPGFFHPNVYPSGTVCLSILNEDSGWRPAITVKQILVGIQDLLDTPNPADPAQTDGYHLFIQDAVEYKKRVKLQSKQYPPIV from the exons atggctaGTGGAATCGCTCGTGGTCGTTTGGCGGAGGAGAGGAAATCGTGGAGGAAGAATCATCCTCAC ggttttgtgGCGAAGCCTGAGACTGGGCCTGATGGGTCTGTGAATCTAATGGTCTGGCATTGCACTATCCCTGGTAAAGCCGGT ACTGATTGGGAAGGTGGATTCTTTCCATTAACGATGCACTTCAGCGAGGACTATCCGAGCAAGCCTCCCAAATGCAAATTCCCACCAGGCTTTTTCCACCCTAATGTTTATCCATCTGGAACCGTCTGTCTCTCAATCCTTAACGAAGATTCC GGGTGGAGACCAGCCATCACTGTGAAGCAGATTCTTGTCGGTATTCAGGATTTACTTGACACGCCTAATCCTGCTGACCCTGCACAGACTGATGGTTACCATCTCTTCATTCAG GATGCAGTTGAGTACAAGAAGAGGGTTAAGCTGCAGTCCAAGCAGTATCCTCCCATTGTCTAG
- the LOC103830123 gene encoding FT-interacting protein 3, with amino-acid sequence MMQRPPPEDFSLKETRPHLGGGKVTGDKLTSTYDLVEQMQYLYVRVVKAKELPGKDLTGSCDPYVEVKLGNYKGTTRHFEKKSNPEWNQVFAFSKDRIQASFLEATVKDKDVVKDDLIGRVVFDLNEVPKRVPPDSPLAPQWYRLEDRKGEKVKGELMLAVWFGTQADEAFPEAWHSDAATVSGTDALANIRSKVYLSPKLWYLRVNVIEAQDLIPSDKGRYPEVYVKAIVGNQAQRTRVSQSRTINPMWNEDLMFVAAEPFEEPLILSVEDRVAPNKDEVLGRCAIPLQYLDRRFDHRPVNTKWYNLEKHIMVDGEKKEIKFASKIHMRICLEGGYHVLDESTHYSSDLRPTAKQLWKPNIGVLELGILNATGLMPMKAKDGRGTTDAYCVAKYGQKWIRTRTIIDSFTPRWNEQYTWEVFDPCTVVTVGVFDNCHLHGGEKNGGGKDSRVGKVRIRLSTLETDRVYTHSYPLLVLHPNGVKKMGEIHLAVRFTCSSLLNMMHMYSLPLLPKMHYIHPLTVSQLDNLRHQATQIVSMRLTRAEPPLRKEVVEYMLDVGSHMWSMRRSKANFFRIMGVLSGLIAVGKWFEQICNWKNPITTVLIHLLFIILVLYPELILPTIFLYLFLIGVWYYRWRPRHPPHMDTRLSHADSAHPDELDEEFDTFPTSRPSDIVRMRYDRLRSIAGRIQTVVGDLATQGERLQSLLSWRDPRATALFVLFCLIAAVVLYVTPFQVVALLVGIYVLRHPRFRYRLPSVPLNFFRRLPARTDCML; translated from the coding sequence ATGATGCAGAGACCACCTCCTGAAGATTTCTCCTTGAAGGAGACGAGACCACATCTCGGCGGTGGGAAAGTAACTGGGGACAAGCTCACCAGCACTTATGACCTCGTTGAGCAGATGCAGTATCTCTACGTCCGCGTGGTCAAAGCCAAGGAGTTACCCGGTAAAGACTTAACCGGTAGCTGCGACCCTTACGTGGAGGTTAAGCTAGGAAACTACAAAGGAACCACGCGGCATTTCGAGAAGAAGTCAAACCCTGAGTGGAACCAAGTCTTCGCTTTCTCCAAAGACAGGATCCAAGCTTCTTTCCTTGAAGCTACTGTTAAAGACAAGGACGTTGTGAAAGACGATTTGATTGGTCGGGTGGTGTTTGATCTGAACGAGGTGCCTAAGAGAGTTCCTCCCGACAGTCCCTTGGCGCCTCAGTGGTACAGGCTTGAAGACAGGAAAGGAGAGAAAGTCAAGggagagctgatgcttgctgtttGGTTCGGTACACAAGCTGATGAAGCTTTCCCTGAAGCTTGGCATTCAGACGCTGCGACGGTTAGTGGAACCGACGCTCTTGCCAACATCCGCTCCAAGGTTTACCTCTCTCCCAAACTTTGGTACCTAAGGGTTAACGTAATCGAAGCTCAAGATCTGATACCGAGTGACAAAGGGAGATACCCTGAGGTTTACGTCAAAGCTATAGTGGGGAACCAAGCGCAGAGGACGAGAGTGTCACAAAGCAGGACTATTAACCCCATGTGGAATGAAGACTTGATGTTTGTAGCAGCTGAGCCCTTCGAGGAGCCTTTGATTTTAAGTGTTGAAGACAGAGTTGCTCCGAACAAAGACGAAGTCTTGGGGAGATGCGCGATCCCGTTGCAGTATCTAGACAGGAGGTTTGACCACAGGCCTGTGAACACCAAGTGGTATAACCTCGAGAAGCATATCATGGTCGATGGAGAGAAGAAAGAGATCAAGTTCGCTAGCAAGATTCACATGAGGATATGTTTGGAAGGAGGATACCACGTTCTTGATGAGTCTACGCATTACAGCAGTGATCTTAGACCGACGGCTAAGCAGCTCTGGAAGCCTAACATCGGTGTGTTGGAGCTGGGGATACTTAACGCGACTGGTCTGATGCCTATGAAGGCTAAAGACGGTCGTGGAACTACAGATGCGTACTGTGTGGCGAAGTATGGACAGAAGTGGATTCGAACAAGGACTATCATCGACAGCTTTACACCGAGGTGGAATGAGCAATACACTTGGGAGGTTTTTGATCCGTGCACAGTTGTTACCGTTGGGGTCTTTGATAACTGCCATCTCCATGGAGGTGAGAAGAACGGTGGAGGAAAGGATTCAAGAGTTGGTAAGGTGAGAATCCGGCTCTCTACTCTGGAAACTGATCGTGTCTACACGCACTCATACCCTCTCTTGGTGCTTCATCCTAACGGAGTCAAGAAGATGGGAGAGATCCACTTAGCTGTGAGGTTCACTTGCTCTTCATTACTCAACATGATGCATATGTACTCACTCCCTCTCTTACCTAAGATGCATTACATCCATCCATTGACGGTTAGCCAGCTTGATAACCTGAGGCACCAAGCGACTCAGATTGTGTCAATGAGGCTTACAAGAGCAGAGCCGCCTCTAAGGAAAGAAGTGGTTGAGTACATGCTTGATGTTGGCTCTCACATGTGGAGCATGAGGAGAAGCAAAGCGAACTTCTTCAGGATCATGGGGGTGTTGAGCGGGTTGATAGCAGTGGGGAAGTGGTTTGAACAGATCTGCAACTGGAAGAATCCAATCACAACGGTGTTGATCCATCTCCTGTTCATCATCCTTGTCCTCTACCCTGAGCTCATCTTGCCGACCATCTTCCTCTACCTCTTCCTTATCGGTGTTTGGTACTACCGTTGGAGACCGAGGCATCCTCCGCACATGGACACGCGTCTCTCTCACGCTGACTCAGCTCACCCTGACGAGCTGGACGAAGAGTTTGATACTTTCCCTACTTCGAGACCCTCTGATATTGTCAGGATGAGGTATGATAGGCTGAGGAGTATCGCTGGGAGGATTCAGACTGTGGTTGGTGATCTTGCAACTCAAGGAGAAAGGCTTCAGTCTCTGCTGAGCTGGCGTGATCCGCGTGCAACTGCGCTGTTTGTTCTGTTCTGTTTGATTGCTGCAGTTGTTCTCTATGTGACTCCGTTTCAGGTTGTGGCTCTTTTGGTTGGGATCTATGTGCTGAGACATCCAAGGTTTAGGTACAGGCTACCGTCAGTTCCTCTCAATTTCTTCAGGAGGCTTCCTGCAAGAACTGATTGCATGCTCTGA